One Pseudomonas sp. MM213 genomic window, ACCATGGTCGTGTCGCGGGCAGTACCAAACAATTCTGGCCAGAGTTCATTGGCTTCAAATACAAGATGAGCAACTTGCAGGCGGCCGTCGGCTGCGCCCAGGTTGAGCGGATCGAAGAGCTGATCGAACGCAAGCGGACGATATTCGCCAATTACGCCCGCGCGCTGTCATCGCTGCCGGGGGTTTCGCTGAACCCAGAACCTGCCCATGCCCGCAACGGTTACTGGATGCCCACGGTGGTATTCGATGCCGAGACAGGGATCCATCGCGACGAGATGATCGCCGCGTTTCAGGCCGCCGATATCGACGCCCGGGTGTTCTTCTGGCCACTGTCTTCGTTGCCCATGTTCAGCGAACACGTGGTCGATACACCGGTTTCGTTTGCCTTGCCGGAGCGTGCGTTCAACCTGCCGAGTTATCACGACATGACTGACGCCGATCAGGCACGGGTGGTGGATGTGGTGCGTACACTGCTGGCAAAAAGGCAATCACTGTGAAGATGTACTTGCTGGGCGCGGCCAACCCGGAAGCGGTGCGCATGCTGCACGCGGTGAAGCGCAGCACACCGAACGTCGAGTTTGCGTTTCTGGACAATGACCCGAACAAACACGGGACACCGTTTTTTGGTGTTCCGGTCATTGGCGGTTCGGCGTTGGTCAGTGAGCTCAAGGGGCCGGACGTACGTTTCGTCAACCTGATCACCGGCAGCACCCGACTGCGCTACGAGACCACTCGCCAACTGGTCGAGGCCGGTGCAACGCTGGGCCAGTTCATCCACCCCGGCATTGACCTGACCATGATTCGCATGGGGCAGGGCAGTTATCTGCAGGAAGGCGTAATCATGCAGGCCGAGGTGACGCTGGGCGACAACACCAGCATCAGCGCCGGCAGCGTGGTGGGGCATGAAGGGCAAATCGGCCACTCGGTGTTCATGGCGCCCGGCGTGTGCATCGCCGGTTGCGTGGAGATCGGCGACGGCACGTTCATCGGCACCAACGCCACCATTCTTCCACGCTTGCGTATCGGACGCTGGGTGACCATCGGCGCCGGCGCCGTCGTCACCAAAGATGTCCCGGATTATTCAGTCGTGGCGGGCAATCCCGCCAGGATCATCAAGACCAACGTGGTGCCTTACCCCGACGGTAAGGTCTTCAACTAACCCGTTTGCCTATTTTTTTTGGAGCGTTTCAATGAATCCCCATGAGCAGTTTCGCGAAGAAGTAAAAGACAACATCGAAGGCCTGAAGAAGGACAAGGCGCTGCAAGCCGAGTCGCTGGGCTGGGTCGGCACCACGGCCAAACACAAGTACACCTACAACTTCAGCTGGATGGGCCGGCCGATCATTCAGTTCCCGCAGGACATGGTCGCCATGCAGGAAATCATCTGGAACCTGCGTCCGGATGTGATCGTTGAAACCGGCATCGCCCACGGCGGTTCGCTGGTGTTTTACGCCTCGATCCTGGAACTGATGGGCCATGGTGAAGTGCTGGGTGTCGACATCGATATCCGCCAGCACAACCGCGAAGCGATCGAAGCTCACCCGATGAGCAAACGCATCCAGATGATCCAGGGTTCGAGCATCGACACCGCCATCGTCGACCAGGTGCGCGAGCGCATCCAGGGCAAGAAAGTGCTGGTGGTCCTGGACTCCAATCACACCCACGAACACGTGCTCGAAGAGCTGCGCCTGTATGCACCGATGGTCTCGGTGGGCAGCTATTGCGTGGTCATGGACACCGTGGTCGAAGACATGCCGGAAGATGCGTTCCCGGACCGTCCATGGGGCAAGGGTGACAACCCGAAAACCGCGGTCTGGGCCTACCTGGAAGAGAACCGTGATTTCGAGATCGACCAGGCCATTCACAGCAAGCTGCTGATCACTGTCGCGCCGGATGGCTACCTGCGCCGAGTACGTTAAGCGACACCTCTATTCAAGCGTTAATCAGGCAATCGGTCTGTGGTGGGGAAGGATATGCAAGGCATTTACGGTTCTGAAAACATGCGGCCCTTGAGTGAACTGTTCACTCTGGTGCTGATTACACACAATCGCCCGACGTTCCTGCGCAGGGCATTGCAGTACTACAGCACGTTGCCTTGCAAGATCCTGGTTCTCGATTCGTCGGCCATCGCACTGGAGGGCGCGGCGACGGTTGCGGACACCATCGACTATCGGCATTTGCCGCAATTCGGCTACTGGGGAATCCAGGCCAAACTGGTGTACGGCGTCGAGCAGGTCACCACGCCTTACATGGTCTTCGCCTCCGACGATGATTTCCTGATGCACGGTGGCCTCACCGAGTCGGTGAACTTCCTCGAAGCCAACCCCGACTACGGTCTGTGCCATGGCTATTGCCTGATGTACCTGACCCACTCCAACTATGTGCAGTACTACCTTCGTGACAAGAAAGTAAACGAGGACTACAACGCCGAGCTCGGTCAGGATCGTGTACTCGATTACGTGAGCCAGTACATTCCGCCGTTCTATGCGGTCCATCGGACTTCGCTGCTGCGTGACTGGTATGCCGCGATGCCTGAAGGAACGATCTTCCAGTGGCAGGAGATCGGGCATGTCTACTACATGCTCGCCCGGGCCAAGGCGCGGATTCTTCCAATTCCTTACGTGGTGCGTGAGGTCAACTATGGCCGCTCGGATCACAACACCGAGATCATGACGACCCTGGCCCTCAAGGACGCCCGGTCTGTCGCCGACCGTGAGCGTTTTGCCGGCTTCCTGGCATCGCTGCCGACCGGCATCAAAGGTCTGGATGAACACCAGACCGCGCAGGTCGCGCTGCAAAGTTTTGCCGCCCTCGCCGAGAGCCTGACGAAACGCAACGCGCTGACCATCGAGCCGATTTTCGAGTCTTACTGGACGGATCCGACGATAGGGCCGAAGCGGGTCTTCGGCCCTCAGCAATACGTTGAAATGCCGTTTTATAACAGTGCCTTCTTCGACCAACTGACGCAGTGCGAATTCCTGCTTCATTCGATGCCGGCGGGACGCTTGCAACTCGAAGAAATGGAAGGCGCGTTGCTCAAGCAGGAAGCGTTGCAGCGCACCTATTCCAATGACACTCCGGCGACCATCCAGACCCGTCTGATTGAAGCCGTTGGCCTGGGAGCGTTCAACCGTCGGGTGATGCAGAAACTGGCGCAGCAGCTGTTGGATATGGATGAAGCCGCTGATGCCCGGATACTGACCGACTGGGTTGAGCGTCTGGACAGCGTGCCAACCTTCGACAGCCGTCAGTTGCTCGACACAATGCCGTCGGGACGTTTGCAAAACTGGCTGCAGGCCCGGCAACCGAACGACACCGCGGTGCGCAAAATCAACCAGCACCTGGCGGCCAACGAAGGTGGCCCTCAGTTCGGCATTCTGCTGCTCGATCTGGACGCAGACATGGACAAGCTTCAGGTCACTCTGGACAGCCTCATGGAAAGTGCGTTCCGGGCGTTCAAGGTGGTGATCTTCACCACGGGCGACTTGCCGGCAGTCACCACGGCACAAAACACCCTGCATTTCGTCAAGGTCACGGCGGCCAATTACGTCGACAAGCTGAACCAGATCGCTCGTCAGTCGACGTCGGACTGGTTGCTGCTGGCCGAGGCGGGGGACGAGTTCACCGCTGCCGGCTTCTTGCGTGCCAGCCTCGAGTTGCAAGACGCCGACGGCTGCCGTGCGGTGGCGATGGACGAAATTCATCGCCAGGAGAATGGCACGCTGGTCGATGTGTTCCGGCCAGCCTTCAACCTCGACCTGTTGCAGAGCCTGCCGTCACTCCTCGCGCGGCACTGGCTGATTCGCCGCGAAGCGCTGGTGGAAGTCGGCGGTTTTGCCCGCGAGTTCGCCTCGGCGCTCGAGTTCGACCTGCTGCTGCGCCTGATCGAAACCGGTGGCCTGGCCGGCCTTGCCCATTTGGCCGAGCCGTTGCTGATCACCGCCGCTCCTGAGCCGACAGCCAACGAGCACGAGCGTCAGACGCTGGTCCGTC contains:
- a CDS encoding glycosyltransferase family 2 protein, which encodes MQGIYGSENMRPLSELFTLVLITHNRPTFLRRALQYYSTLPCKILVLDSSAIALEGAATVADTIDYRHLPQFGYWGIQAKLVYGVEQVTTPYMVFASDDDFLMHGGLTESVNFLEANPDYGLCHGYCLMYLTHSNYVQYYLRDKKVNEDYNAELGQDRVLDYVSQYIPPFYAVHRTSLLRDWYAAMPEGTIFQWQEIGHVYYMLARAKARILPIPYVVREVNYGRSDHNTEIMTTLALKDARSVADRERFAGFLASLPTGIKGLDEHQTAQVALQSFAALAESLTKRNALTIEPIFESYWTDPTIGPKRVFGPQQYVEMPFYNSAFFDQLTQCEFLLHSMPAGRLQLEEMEGALLKQEALQRTYSNDTPATIQTRLIEAVGLGAFNRRVMQKLAQQLLDMDEAADARILTDWVERLDSVPTFDSRQLLDTMPSGRLQNWLQARQPNDTAVRKINQHLAANEGGPQFGILLLDLDADMDKLQVTLDSLMESAFRAFKVVIFTTGDLPAVTTAQNTLHFVKVTAANYVDKLNQIARQSTSDWLLLAEAGDEFTAAGFLRASLELQDADGCRAVAMDEIHRQENGTLVDVFRPAFNLDLLQSLPSLLARHWLIRREALVEVGGFAREFASALEFDLLLRLIETGGLAGLAHLAEPLLITAAPEPTANEHERQTLVRHLVTRGYQAQVSAEASAGLRIEYRHAGRPKVSVIIHSQDNLEHLQRCLVSVLQRTRYQNNEVIIADNHSQSAELHTWLDSLERNGRGRIRLVKAEQRLSTSALINLAAGEAQGEYLVLLAADAEVVNANWIEALLNQAQRPEVGVVGAKLVDREGSVTGAGLILGLNGGIVSPFIGEKKDASGYMRRLLVEQNYAAVSGACLMIRKEVFDALGGLDREHFDDVYADVDLCLKVADAGLLTVWTPQVQVTHPGTLPDAPQAVAALRDKWQARFAHDEAYNNNLALTGKGFALSEPAPVNWAQLLA
- a CDS encoding cephalosporin hydroxylase family protein, coding for MNPHEQFREEVKDNIEGLKKDKALQAESLGWVGTTAKHKYTYNFSWMGRPIIQFPQDMVAMQEIIWNLRPDVIVETGIAHGGSLVFYASILELMGHGEVLGVDIDIRQHNREAIEAHPMSKRIQMIQGSSIDTAIVDQVRERIQGKKVLVVLDSNHTHEHVLEELRLYAPMVSVGSYCVVMDTVVEDMPEDAFPDRPWGKGDNPKTAVWAYLEENRDFEIDQAIHSKLLITVAPDGYLRRVR
- a CDS encoding acetyltransferase, with product MKMYLLGAANPEAVRMLHAVKRSTPNVEFAFLDNDPNKHGTPFFGVPVIGGSALVSELKGPDVRFVNLITGSTRLRYETTRQLVEAGATLGQFIHPGIDLTMIRMGQGSYLQEGVIMQAEVTLGDNTSISAGSVVGHEGQIGHSVFMAPGVCIAGCVEIGDGTFIGTNATILPRLRIGRWVTIGAGAVVTKDVPDYSVVAGNPARIIKTNVVPYPDGKVFN